The Methanoculleus marisnigri JR1 genome window below encodes:
- a CDS encoding succinate--CoA ligase subunit beta has protein sequence MKLLEYEAKRVFAEYGIPVPKGVVIRAPEEVAAHLPDLGGGVVLKAQVDVGGRGKAGGVLMADRATAAETARELFSREIKGVPVGEILAEERLAIEHEYYVSIAVDRSSRQPVVLFADAGGVEIEKMAQEDESAVRRVVVSPLLRDIPPFLMRELLGGAPKELAPVINCLYHVFQGKDAMLAEINPLVTTPRGVYAADAKLIVDDNALARQGIAVNRDLSEREREAEKHGFSYVELDGSIGVIGNGAGLTMSTLDLIEFYNGRAANFLDVGGGADQERVMHAVRLVASMPGVNVIVVNLLGGITRCDEVAKGIIAAGVTPTVIVRMAGTNEEEGRRLLAGCGYRMLESMDAAVKAAMEVSL, from the coding sequence ATGAAACTACTGGAATACGAGGCAAAACGGGTCTTTGCAGAGTACGGGATACCGGTCCCGAAAGGGGTCGTTATACGGGCACCGGAGGAGGTCGCGGCACACCTGCCGGACCTCGGCGGCGGTGTGGTGCTGAAGGCGCAGGTGGACGTCGGCGGGCGCGGAAAGGCCGGCGGCGTCCTGATGGCCGACCGCGCGACAGCGGCCGAGACCGCCCGGGAACTCTTCTCCCGGGAGATCAAGGGCGTCCCGGTCGGGGAGATCCTCGCAGAGGAGCGACTGGCGATCGAGCACGAGTACTACGTCAGCATCGCGGTCGACCGGTCGAGCAGACAGCCGGTGGTACTCTTCGCGGACGCCGGCGGGGTGGAGATCGAGAAGATGGCACAAGAGGACGAGTCCGCCGTACGGAGAGTCGTCGTATCCCCTCTCCTCCGGGACATCCCGCCGTTTTTGATGCGGGAACTCCTCGGCGGCGCGCCGAAGGAACTCGCCCCCGTCATAAACTGCCTCTACCACGTATTCCAGGGGAAGGATGCCATGCTCGCGGAGATCAACCCGCTCGTGACGACGCCGCGGGGGGTCTACGCGGCGGACGCGAAGCTGATCGTCGACGACAACGCCCTCGCCCGCCAGGGGATAGCGGTCAACCGCGACCTCTCGGAACGCGAGCGCGAGGCCGAGAAGCACGGTTTCTCCTACGTGGAACTGGACGGGAGCATCGGGGTCATCGGCAACGGCGCCGGGCTCACGATGTCGACGCTCGACCTCATCGAGTTTTACAACGGGCGGGCGGCGAACTTCCTCGACGTCGGGGGCGGCGCCGACCAGGAGCGCGTGATGCACGCCGTCAGGCTCGTCGCGAGCATGCCCGGGGTGAACGTGATCGTCGTCAACCTCCTCGGGGGCATCACCCGATGCGACGAGGTGGCGAAGGGGATCATCGCCGCCGGCGTCACGCCGACGGTCATCGTCCGGATGGCCGGGACGAACGAGGAGGAGGGGCGGCGACTGCTCGCCGGATGCGGCTACCGGATGCTCGAGAGCATGGATGCCGCCGTGAAAGCGGCGATGGAGGTCTCACTATGA
- a CDS encoding 4Fe-4S dicluster domain-containing protein — MKLVIDESRCKGCNLCVLVCPYGIFREGTELNSRGIVTPILDRPERCTNCRLQALYGRMLCGVCHMICPDQAISWVEEKPFEPHRVEVEF, encoded by the coding sequence ATGAAACTCGTCATCGATGAAAGCCGCTGCAAAGGATGCAACCTCTGCGTGCTGGTCTGCCCCTACGGTATATTTCGGGAGGGAACGGAACTCAACAGCCGGGGGATCGTCACCCCCATCCTCGACCGCCCCGAACGGTGTACGAACTGCAGGCTGCAGGCCCTCTACGGCAGGATGCTCTGCGGGGTCTGCCACATGATCTGCCCTGACCAGGCCATCTCCTGGGTCGAGGAGAAGCCGTTCGAGCCTCACCGGGTGGAGGTGGAGTTTTGA
- a CDS encoding thiamine pyrophosphate-dependent enzyme, giving the protein MIAPDWFRDDRLPHIYCTGCGNGTVINCTLAAVEEMGWKRNETVFISGIGCSSRAPGYILTDSLHTTHGRALAFATGVKMARPDLHVVVFTGDGDLAAIGGNHFIHACRRNVDMTVVCMNNHIYGMTGGQGSPTTPPGAISTTTPYGMSEPAFDLAELAVAAGANYVARWTSYHVKELTKAVAAGMQTPGLAFIEVRTQCPTNYGRHNKLRRVSEMIEHLRSHAMLVAKRDRLVAEGKPIPEGAFTVGELVRRSRPAMGVRP; this is encoded by the coding sequence ATGATCGCGCCCGACTGGTTCCGGGACGACCGCCTGCCGCACATCTACTGCACCGGGTGCGGGAACGGGACGGTCATCAACTGCACCCTCGCGGCAGTCGAGGAGATGGGCTGGAAACGCAACGAGACGGTCTTCATCTCCGGGATCGGGTGCTCCTCCCGGGCTCCCGGCTACATCCTCACCGACTCGCTCCACACCACCCACGGGCGGGCGCTCGCGTTCGCCACCGGCGTGAAGATGGCGCGGCCGGACCTGCACGTCGTCGTCTTCACGGGAGACGGCGACCTCGCCGCCATCGGCGGGAACCACTTCATCCACGCCTGCCGCCGGAACGTGGACATGACCGTGGTCTGCATGAACAACCACATCTACGGCATGACCGGCGGGCAGGGAAGCCCGACGACCCCGCCGGGGGCGATCTCGACGACGACGCCCTACGGGATGAGCGAACCGGCCTTCGACCTCGCGGAACTTGCTGTCGCCGCAGGCGCGAACTACGTCGCGCGCTGGACGTCTTACCACGTCAAGGAACTCACGAAGGCCGTCGCCGCCGGGATGCAGACGCCGGGGCTCGCGTTCATCGAGGTACGGACCCAGTGCCCGACCAACTACGGCCGCCACAACAAGCTCCGGCGGGTTTCGGAGATGATCGAGCACCTCCGGAGCCACGCGATGCTTGTCGCGAAGCGTGATCGGCTGGTCGCGGAAGGAAAACCAATCCCCGAAGGGGCCTTCACCGTCGGGGAACTGGTCCGAAGGAGCCGGCCGGCGATGGGGGTGCGCCCATGA
- a CDS encoding 2-oxoacid:acceptor oxidoreductase subunit alpha codes for MSRTEFMQGNAACAEGALAAGCRFFGGYPITPSTEIAEAMARKLPKAGGVFISMEDELASIAAVIGAAWTGARAMTATSGPGFSLMMENIGYAVMTETPCVVVNIQRGGPSTGQPTRAAQGDMLQCRFGSHGDYSTIALTPNSVQEMFDLTAKAFDLADRYRVPTFVMSDEIVGHMRERVTIPDAVEIERPRPLAEGALPFEGGDDGTPGFAPFGSGRSIHVTGLTHDERGYPDTTDPEAHDRLVRRLVAKVESARRDIADYEVVNPDAETVFVTYGPPSRTVEQVMRDRPDDSIGHLRLRVVWPFPEFALKIFPNAKVFLMPELNMGQMVREVQRHVDQPVVSIPKIGGELHTPAELVRALEAHR; via the coding sequence TTGAGCCGAACCGAGTTCATGCAGGGGAACGCCGCCTGTGCCGAAGGCGCGCTCGCCGCCGGGTGCCGGTTCTTCGGCGGCTACCCCATCACGCCGTCGACCGAAATAGCCGAGGCCATGGCCCGGAAACTCCCGAAAGCCGGCGGGGTCTTCATCTCCATGGAGGACGAACTCGCGAGCATCGCCGCGGTGATCGGCGCCGCCTGGACGGGGGCACGAGCCATGACCGCGACGAGCGGCCCCGGGTTCTCGCTGATGATGGAGAACATCGGCTACGCGGTCATGACCGAGACCCCGTGCGTCGTCGTCAACATCCAGCGCGGTGGCCCGAGCACCGGGCAGCCGACGCGGGCGGCGCAGGGCGACATGCTCCAGTGCCGGTTCGGGTCGCACGGCGACTACAGCACCATTGCGCTCACCCCGAACTCCGTCCAGGAGATGTTCGACCTGACCGCAAAAGCCTTCGACCTCGCCGACCGGTACCGGGTCCCCACGTTCGTGATGTCCGACGAGATCGTCGGCCACATGCGCGAGCGGGTGACCATCCCCGACGCGGTCGAGATCGAACGCCCCCGCCCGCTTGCGGAGGGCGCTCTCCCGTTCGAGGGAGGGGACGACGGGACTCCCGGGTTCGCGCCCTTCGGGTCGGGGAGATCCATCCATGTGACCGGCCTCACCCACGACGAGCGGGGCTACCCGGACACGACCGATCCCGAGGCACACGACCGGCTGGTGCGGCGGCTGGTCGCCAAGGTCGAGTCGGCACGCCGCGATATCGCCGACTACGAGGTCGTAAACCCCGATGCCGAGACGGTCTTCGTCACCTACGGCCCACCGTCGCGGACGGTCGAGCAGGTGATGCGCGACCGTCCCGACGACTCGATCGGCCATCTGCGCCTCCGGGTCGTCTGGCCGTTCCCGGAGTTCGCCCTCAAGATCTTCCCGAACGCGAAGGTCTTCCTGATGCCGGAACTGAACATGGGCCAGATGGTGCGGGAGGTCCAGCGCCACGTGGACCAGCCGGTCGTCTCCATCCCGAAGATCGGCGGCGAACTCCACACCCCCGCCGAACTCGTGCGGGCGCTGGAGGCGCACCGATGA
- a CDS encoding 2-oxoacid:ferredoxin oxidoreductase subunit gamma: MRHEIRFSGYGGQGVLLSAVILGRAAALYDDKYAVQTQVYGPEARGGASMGQVVIDDEPILYPEVTEPDIYVIMSQQGFEKYGVSAREDAVMLVDSDLVRSRPDCRYYEIPATSEAKNTLGREIVANIVMIGALVTATGVVSREAIERAVLDSVPKGTEELNLKALKRGFELGERA, from the coding sequence ATGAGACACGAGATCAGGTTCTCGGGATACGGCGGACAGGGGGTCCTCCTCTCCGCGGTCATTCTCGGGCGGGCGGCGGCGCTCTACGACGACAAATACGCCGTCCAGACCCAGGTCTACGGCCCGGAGGCGCGGGGCGGCGCCTCGATGGGGCAGGTGGTGATCGACGATGAGCCGATCCTCTACCCCGAGGTGACCGAACCGGACATCTACGTCATCATGTCCCAGCAGGGGTTCGAGAAGTACGGGGTTTCAGCGCGGGAAGATGCAGTCATGCTCGTCGACTCCGACCTGGTCCGGTCGCGCCCGGACTGCCGCTACTACGAGATCCCGGCGACATCGGAGGCGAAAAACACTCTCGGGCGGGAGATTGTCGCGAATATCGTGATGATCGGCGCCCTCGTGACCGCAACCGGGGTCGTGAGCAGGGAGGCGATCGAGCGTGCGGTGCTCGACAGCGTCCCGAAAGGCACCGAGGAACTGAATCTGAAGGCGTTAAAGAGAGGATTCGAACTCGGAGAACGAGCGTGA
- the sucD gene encoding succinate--CoA ligase subunit alpha — protein MIYGDKNLGVIVQNITGRQGTFHTELMNAYAREVGGRGVVAGVAPGKAGREVHGVPVYNTVKEALAEHDATASVVFVPAGAAGDAVMEAAHAGIELAVVITEHIPVHDAMSAIAYAKLHDCTVIGPNCPGLLSPGECKLGIMPAHLARRGNVGVVSRSGTLTYEVFDELTRAGIGQSTIVGIGGDPVIGQTFVDVLARFDEDPHTKAVIVIGEVGGNLEEEGVRSTDLPVVTYIAGVSAPPEKRMGHAGAIIEGGEGDARSKVRRLRALEIPVASRPSEIPGLIREVL, from the coding sequence ATGATCTACGGCGATAAGAATCTCGGCGTGATCGTCCAGAACATCACCGGCAGGCAGGGCACGTTTCATACGGAACTGATGAACGCCTACGCCCGCGAGGTCGGGGGACGGGGCGTCGTCGCCGGGGTCGCGCCCGGGAAGGCCGGCCGGGAGGTTCACGGTGTACCCGTCTACAACACCGTCAAGGAAGCGCTCGCCGAGCACGACGCGACCGCAAGCGTCGTCTTCGTCCCGGCAGGCGCCGCTGGCGACGCGGTCATGGAAGCGGCGCACGCGGGGATCGAGCTTGCGGTCGTCATCACCGAGCACATCCCGGTTCACGACGCTATGTCGGCCATCGCCTACGCGAAACTCCACGACTGCACGGTCATCGGCCCGAACTGCCCGGGACTCCTCTCGCCGGGAGAGTGCAAACTCGGGATCATGCCGGCCCACCTCGCCCGCCGCGGCAACGTCGGCGTCGTCTCCCGGAGCGGGACCCTCACCTACGAGGTGTTCGACGAACTCACCCGCGCCGGCATCGGCCAGAGCACGATCGTCGGGATCGGCGGCGACCCGGTGATCGGCCAGACGTTCGTCGACGTCCTCGCCCGGTTCGACGAGGATCCCCACACGAAGGCGGTCATCGTCATCGGCGAGGTGGGCGGCAACCTGGAGGAGGAAGGCGTCCGGTCGACCGATCTCCCGGTCGTCACCTACATCGCCGGCGTGAGCGCCCCGCCCGAGAAGAGGATGGGCCACGCGGGCGCGATCATCGAGGGAGGGGAGGGCGACGCCCGGTCCAAGGTCCGGCGGCTTCGCGCCCTCGAGATCCCCGTCGCGTCCCGTCCTTCGGAGATACCAGGACTGATCCGCGAGGTACTATGA